The genomic segment TACGTTGGAGCCATTAAGGTAATGCTTTTTTTCCTCGTTTTTTTAAACGATATCAATAAAGACTCTCTTCAAACGGACGCATTCAGTGTTGTGATTTTACTTAAGTCGATACCAgcctcattttttttccttttataaaatgttcaattgacatttattgctttgtttaatcaccgttttctttcaatttaaaacTAATTTGGTTACTACTGTAATTCGACAGGTCCTCGAAAAAATTGATGCTCTTTCTAAAATCAAGCGATTTGCTGGTGTCGGCACTGGTGCTGTTGTAGCTTGTCTGTTGGCTGCAGGCTTCGACTGCTGCGCTCTGCGAGACTCGCTCAAACAACACTTGGAAAATGTACTTACTGGTAAGCATGTGATTTTTATACGAACAAGGGTTAAAAAAACTCCTGAGGTTGTGTTATGAAGATTGTTTGAATCTTATTTGTCGTTAACAAAACAATTCTCTGCGCAGGAACGGACAGTGTCAATATTGTCTTAAGGCCGTGGCACACTTGAATAGTTGATTGTGGGGTACACGAGGCTAGAGAATGCCCACTTCTGTAACTTGCAATCAATAAGTATTATAGGCCACGGTGCATTGCCTTGCTTGAAGTTTTGAAGTCTTATAATACTACGAAAATGTCTTTGGCTGTGCTCGTGGCTTTCATAGGCTTTCCACTGTTAATGTGTAGCATAAACGTCTTTCATACACAGACGGTTATTGTCTCGCTTCCAATATTTTACTTTGCTACTGAAGTAGTTTTGTTAACGCGAGTTGCTCTACAGGTCCCGAATGAATACATTAAACGGCttgctttaaaagaaatttaatatttctggTCTAATGcttccatttctattttatagTAGAAACCTACAACTATTTGATCTACACACCAAAAGCTATAACTATCGAAACGTGTCATTTGTATCGTTTTCAGCCAACCAGTGCAGCAATAAGGGTCAAGTGAATGAATTACTTCATAAGTTTGGTTGGAATTCCGGCAATAAATTCCTTGATTGGTTGGGGACTCTTCTGAAGGAGAAATACGAAAACGCCGATATAACGTTCCAAGAGGTAAGTATTCGGTATCGTTAACCCTGATAGACATTGACTGATATTTCTTAGTCGGCACTTTAATACCTTAAATCTGTTCTTAATTTCTTTCACTGATATTTCAGCTTTATGAGAAAACCGGCAAGGAGTTGTGCATCGTAGTTCTGAATCTAAACCGAATGCGAGAAGAGTACTTTCACTGCAAGACCACACCTACTACCGCTATCCGTTGGGCAGTTCAAATGTCCATAAGTGTTCCTGGTAATTTTTATCGGTTGTTTCCCGTTTGCTTGTTTATCATAGCTTTTTCGTATTTAAAACTTAAACAATAGTTTTGCGTAACAATTGGGTTGGTAGTCAATATCACAGAACAAAGGCGGTTTCTGATTGTATCTTTCAGGTCTTTTTCAACCCCTTACATTCAACGCTGGAAAATCGCGCAGAAACTATTACTTAGATGGTGGAATTCTCTGCAATTACCCCATTCATTGTTTTGATggtaagtttaaaaaaaaaaaaaattttttttttaatatctgagtCTTCAGTACTGTTTTAATTGGTTTTGAAACTCCTTGTAGGTTGGTGGCTTTCAATGGAACCCGGGGAAAAAGTCCCTCACAAATATCGACCAACTTCTGACTTGAAGACTTTGATTCGAGAACGCTTCTCTAGATACAACTCGAAAACCATTGGATTCGCACTGGTAAGGTTTATAAGTAAACAATATAATTAAGCGTAATTTTACATCGATTCTGAACATTCTAAAATTATCTGGTCACCTGCTTAACTGATTCTAATTGATATCTTggtcattaaaattttttttttataatagtttGACGATTACCACTACCATGATGAAGTGGACATTGAAATGAAACGGAGACTAGATCAAACTAAAGCAGTGGTTCCTATACCAGCGACCAAACTTGGCAGGTGTGAATTTTAATAGTAATTGAATGACCGAGACTTGGCAACAAAATCTTAGATCTTGCTTTTCCTTACGAAATAATTAACCATGTGCTACACAGCTAAGGTTTCATACccattgctatttttttttttatttgtaatactGCTACTTTTCTAAGCCGGAGCTTAATCAGGCTACATGGTATACATCAAAAAGAATTTACTGTTTATAAGTAAAGATATTTACTCGTTTGCAGCGACGTGGTTTCAGGTGCTGTCCCACTGCGCAATATTTTGGGCAGCTATTGTCTATATCCCCGGACCGACCGATTTCTTGtgaatttaatagacggaaagTGTGGAAGCCTTTTGTTCTGCACTACTGCCTGACACCCATTAAGTTATGTCCCTTAACATAACGGTTCGTGAAAAGAAACCGatataagtaccacacttaaatGGGTAAAACATACCCACATACGATATGTTTCGCATTTTGCTTCTATACTTTCTAATTTGGTTCAGGACATCATTAAATCTTAACGGTTTAGGTTCAGAAGCTTAAGGTTTCTGCTGCTAAATGCCTCCCTTATTTTCTTGTGTAGACACAATAACTAGGTTACTTTCTAGGCTGATTTCTGTTCTTACTGCATCTTTACAAATGttaacaatatttttctcacttttttttttttccagaaaatacAAAGTTGATATAGAAAATGAGAATAAATTGAAAGAATTGTTTAAGACCTTTCCAGAAGCTACCAAAAAGCTTGAAACTGTTTGTACCAAAATAGCTACTTAACTATTGCTTTTAAGATATTTCCATCGCCGATTTGATCTCTTTAGCATATGGTTGCTTTAGCATAGTAACGCTTTATTTATACTTTCAGGTTTTGGAGACAATTAAAAAAGGTGATGATAATCTAGTGTCGGTTGTTCGATTAGTAAAGGAATTTACTGGGAAGGTAAATGtcaaaaaatttttgttttgccATCACCAGTTGCTTACAACAAATAACGTTGCCACAATTTCATTTAACTATTTTAACCCACCTTAATTTCTGCAGAAATCTAATTTCACTCAGTCTGACATCGAAGCATTGTTTGGGATTGAAAAGAACAAAGACCAGTGTTCGAAACTACTGAAGAATGCCAGTACCAAGGAGATGGTGAGTAGTGTTGTTCTTAGCTGTTTCATTGGGGGTATTTGAAGGCTAAAAGGTCTTGTTCTTCTTACAGATCTCAACTATTGACATGCTGCATCTTCTTGATAAGACGAGCCGCTTTCTCTACAATCCCAACAAGCGTACATCAAGAACTGAAGTTAAGAGTATATTTTCATTCTGGGGTGCAATCAATGGTGTTGCGCATGCAAACAGTAAATTATTGGTAAGCAtctctcctatattttctttgtcattagactgcagctatgctggggcaccgcttttatGTATCGAGTCGAACTAGTCAATCCAGGTCTTAAGGCTCCTACTCATCTAACGGTCTCTTGTCGAAATCGCCAGATGGTACGGCCTTGAATAAACTGACACCGCTTATCAAACGGTGGACATGCAGCTGACGGACTACCAGTTTCCTTCTACCGAAACTGCTCATAAAGCTTTAGTTGACCCTGCGTTATAGTCAATACCACAtagcaggattgaacctgaagtaccagtaatatcaaagaatttcttaatcacacaaacaTTCCTGTATCTATTAccgcttttattgtttttttttctttcgtaaatAACCAAATGAGATTAAAatctttggtttattttttttttaaacctccaGAAAGAGAACTTGATGCGTACCATTGGTATTTACACTGGTCATGTTACTAGTGACGATGTTCAACTTGAAGAAGATGACGAAACTTACCTTTTTCAGGTGAGGTCTTgacatttttagttttatttcccACCCTATATTATTTCCTTAAATTCTTTCTGTAAttgcaaatttctttcatttgcagCAAGGATGGAACAGTACAGTAACTTTCTTGCGTCAACTACAGAAGCAATAGTACCGCGTTAACTACAAAATTGGCAACGACTATACCTTATCGATCGGCTGCTCCCGGAACACGAAATCGTCAATTCTACTGTGTTGGAATGTTAATTTTTGCTCGCTTCTTGGCTGTTATTGCTTTCGCAAAATTGTTTTTGCTCGTTAGTTTAcctttttattgaaataaaacttcTTAATCGCTATTATTCGTCAATTCAATTCTTTAAATACCCACAATTTGAAAATTCTCAAGTTTAGAATTAGTGAATTTATTTCTAAGGTTTGACTCCTTTTCGTTCATTTGAGCAAATCTTGACTGAATTCGAAGCACAGGTCTCTGAATGGCTTGTATGTATTGGTAATCAAACGTTATACCATATTTGTAATTTGATacaatccctcgactattgctggtgttacgttccaaaaacctaccgcgataggtgaaaattcaGGAAGTAGAAACttgctgtttattttaatttgtattttataaatgcaaaacttTACGGAGGAATCAAcgtaaaattaaataatgaactGCGATATTCCGGTATATCGAGATCCCATCTTACGACTAGATGTggaattttagttgaaagaaaataAGTCATGTTAGCCAACTGGCATTTATTCACTTGCTAGCACATTACATTTAAATACCTCACTAGTTGACTTTTCTATTATAGGTTAGACACCAATTTAACCATTGAATACGGATCTTTTTGGCTAATTTACTCATAACAATGCTAAAATTTTAAAGCTTTCAATTGAACTGCTTTGGCCTGATGAAAAACAAATCCAATATTATTCGCTCGATGTGCATATGGCAGAAGTTGGCATTTAGCTTCTGAATTAGCTGCAAGATAGACTAAAATACACTTTTTAGCTTTACAAAGGCGTAGTCTGATGAAAACCAGATCTAAGTAACCTTCATTGTTGCTACTTTTTAGCTTTTAAAACCTTTGTTCGCTTATTTTGATACAAGTTTTAACAAAACCAGTCGTAGTTGACTGATCTTTAAGTAAAGCAAAGTGAGTATTACAAATGACGAAAGTTAGTTTGGCTTTATCTGGAAGAGATCCATTTCCACGCTCTAGATAGGCCGGTCATGTACTTGCATACAGATTTAGGAAGTAGAGGAAAATTTTCCCCGTCTTTCTGCATTTAGCTGAGAAATATTTCGAAGAAATAGTATTTCACGTTTTGTGATCGTGTATATTAGTGTTTCGAATTTTCGGTGAGAGATGCATAGATTTTGGTAAATAATTTTCCGATAATGAAAACTTTGCATATTTTAAATCTCTACGCAGGATTACGTCTGGTAAAACCTTTTCGATTAGTATTACAGCTTAATCTGCGATGAAATTGCTCTGAGTTTAAAACTCCTAACACTGAAAGGAATCTGCATTTAAACGTTTTAATTTATTagtgaaggtggcgagctggcagaatcgttagcacgccgggcgaaatgcttggcgacTTTTCGCCCAtccgtaagttcaaattctgccgaggtcgattttgccttccagcttcttcggggtcgataaaatgagtaccagttgaacacttggatcgatgtaatcgacttaccactttGTCTGAAATTGACTTTGTGACATTTTGGAAACTCTTTTTGCCCGGAATGTCAAAATTTCATTGATTCTTACGCAATCTTTATGGGATGTCCACAAAAGCTTAAAATAATTTATTGCGGTCTGAAACGTATAAAACTATAAagaaatttgatattaatatgCAAATTTAGTTGCCACCTATTTTAACTTTTGAAAATGTCTCGGCTTTGGCCATCCTGTAATTTGAACCAGCAAATGATTTGCTCGTCTGAATCTCCAGCTCTGCTGAAAACAACATATAACTGACTACATTAGTATATAAAAAAGGGGCAGCTTTAAATTTTTAACAGGAAAACGTATGTTAAACTTTGATCGGAGATTCATAATTTTCTTAGTTATAATACATATTACTTACATATAAGAATTCATTTCGTCCATCAGTGTAAAATAAAAGCCACAAATGTCTGTACGAATAGATAACCTTTGATTTGTTACTTAATATTCTCATTCACACTTTAAAAATATAGCAAACGCTTTTCAATGGGTACATCGAGCAAATATCCATTTAGCTTACTTCCAAACcacgtggcaccttcggcaagtgtcgtctactatagtctcgtaccgaccaaagccttgtgaatggatgtaAAAGGCGCCGGCTGTTTTTCACTTAATCTCCATTCAGTATACCacagttaaaaatatttaaagccGATGCTATAAGGCGTAAATTCCTTCTCTAGCTTAACCTGGCTTGTTAGACTAAGGCtttctaaataaaataattctttaaaaaaatccttGCAAAATGGAAACTACTAGACCTCCACCCTCGTCCACTGAGACGAGCCGACGGAGGAGCCTGTATGTATTCGTTCGGCCAACTAGAATTAGCAGACAATTTATCCTTAAATTATTCTCCATtgtcctcaaaaaaaaaaagggaacatctacattgtataatatagtcCGGAAAGAAAGCGGTGAACTTGGCACAATCATTAACAGTTGCATTACTTCcggtattacgttctgagttcaaataccgccgaggccGTCTTTGcccatttatcctttcgggatcgataaagtaagtaccagttaaacactggagtcaatgcagTCGGCTAACTACTTCTAAAAATGCTggtcttgtactaaaatttgaaaccataatgtAGTCGtaaatgactgaaaaattaaACGCGATGATTTTTGTTCACCTTAGAGTATAATGTGGCAGCTATAGTACAGTCATTCTATATAATAGAAATGGCAGCCAAGCCTACCTCAAATGTActgatcaataaataaatgaaaatgatcaATTCAAATGGCACAAAATAAAACGACGAGTAAACAGCATTAATAACAAGTTCTATCAAAACAGTTAACTTCGAAATCCAAGTGAATTAAAAATTCAATTGTGGCATGTAGTATGGTCTTTGGTAAGTACAGTAACAACTCGGGGCATGTTCCGATCTCATTACACGTCTTCAACTCAGCATAGATTTTACTAGTTGTTGCCAAATGTATGAACGACTGAGGGAATAAATAGATTTTTAGTGAGAAATATTGGTTTATTAGACACTTTAAcaacaattatattaaatatatgaatatacatacttcATGCAGAAATCATCCATGGGGAAATTCCGTCTGTCGTTCTAAAAGGCTGTGAATGCAACGTAAGAATAAAGCTTGAAGGCAAGTGTGACATATTCACTGAGGTGAAGCACAGAGTTAATCGTAGACATTGTTTGTAATCTTTGTGCTTAAAATATGAATAGACACTTGACAGCAACAACGACGGTAGTGATAGCTAgctggtatactcttttacttgtttcagtcatttgactgcggccatgctggagcaccgcctttagttgagcaaatcgaccccaagacttattctttggatgcctagtacttatactatcggtctcttttgtcgaaccgctaaattacgggacgtaaacacaccagcatcggttgtcaagcgaagttggggggataaacacagacacacaaatatatacacacacatacacagtttcagtttccgtctaccaaatccactcacaaggctttggtcggcccgaggctatagtagaagacacttgcccaaggtgccacgcagtgggactgaacccagaaccatgtggttggtttcAAGAAATCATTGGAGTTGTATTGTTTAATTAACTGAGTCAAATTTCAGTCGTCAATGaaaaccatcatcacaaccaaacTTAAATTCTTTCTAACAATATTAAAGAACAAGGAAGTAGTGATGTTGCCAATATATGGGGTCAACGAAGAGGGAAACCGCCCCCGCCCCCGCGGACGTCGACGTAGCCTGGATAGTAGTCGCAGTCTTGCTCGGTANNNNNNNNNNNNNNNNNNNNNNNNNNNNNNNNNNNNNNNNNNNNNNNNNNNNNNNNNNNNNNNNNNNNNNNNNNNNNNNNNNNNNNNNNNNNNNNNNNNNNNNNNNNNNNNNNNNNNNNNNNNNNNNNNNNNNNNNNNNNNNNNNNNNNNNNNNNNNNNNNNNNNNNNNNNNNNNNNNNNNNNNNNNNNNNNNNNNNNNNNNNNNNNNNNNNNNNNNNNNNNNNNNNNNNNNNNNNNNNNNNNNNNNNNNNNNNNNNNNNNNNNNNNNNNNNNNNNNNNNNNNNNNNNNNNNNNNNNNNNNNNNNNNNNNNNNNNNNNNNNNNNNNNNNNNNNNNNNNNNNNNNNNNNNNNNNNNNNNNNNNNNNNNNNNNNNNNNNNNNNNNNNNNNNNNNNNNNNNNNNNNNNNNNNNNNNNNNNNNNNNNNNNNNNNNNNNNNNNNNNNNNNNNNNNNNNNNNNNNNNNNNNNNNNNNNNNNNNNNNNNNNNNNNNNNNNNNATACCACCATCAgcaaaaacagaagaagaagTAAGCGGAACAGAAGGCGAATGGGTGACAAcagggaagaaaaggaagagaaaaaggaggaaaccaggtaaaataaatactgagacCCACCCCACCTAACTCCCACCCACACCCTCTTCTTCCCACCCGCTCCCTACAGACACTGAACCTACTCCCCTCCAACACGAAAACAAACACAGTCAGACACAAGTAATTCAACCTCCCTCCCCCCccggaaaaaaagaagaaaggaaactaTGTAATGATGTATGATAACACAAAATTGTGTGTGAAGAAATTAAAAAGCTGAAGGACGTTAGAGCGGTGGACACTCACAAGTTCGACAACGTGCAAGGGTGACATTGCTGCCTGTTGTTGGACGAGAACCAAAGGGAAAAAATTTTTAGATTCAAGAAAAGATTTACAGTATGGCAAGTCGATCTGGACACTCAAAATTCGCCAGGAAATATGAACTACATGCTTCTACTGAAGAAATACGGAGTGTATATTTTTGAAGGCTCCGGGttcaaaaagagaaagtgaacagAGGTAAAAATGAAGTAACCCAGAGATGGGGCCGAGGAAATTTCATTCCATTTCTCATCTTCATCTTATCATTCATTATAACAtacgcttttcttttcttttatttgttatgtgTCCCCACATGTGATTGTGTTATCCCCTCTgtgttagccccttgtgggcaataaagaaaaagagtGTCAATTCCAACTAGTCTGTGATTGGACGGGTGCGACTCGATACCTTATAGAGACATGTCAAAtgatatgaataaaattaaatcagTTATGGGCAGCATACGGCCCATGGGATTTTCTGGATGGCCGCCtaacaaaaaaattactttccAAAAATGTTTAGCTATGCGGTCCACCTGGTGATGAGTTATGTCTAATGCGATCCGCTTCTCGATAAAGGTTGCCCGTGCTTGACTTAAATAGCCAGTGGATGGAAAGATGCGGTGAAAGCATCGTAGGATAAAATACATGGGATAAAATACATGTCATGTGATCAGAAAATAgatggaaaatagaaaagaaagcagATGAAAAAATTATCCACACAAATTTTGCTTGTTTTACGTATAACTTTAATGGAACGGGTGGGAACTGAACTTGAAAATTTCAGTAATATAATTGCAATTCGCAGAGGTACTTTTCACTTCACCTGGTTGCGTAAAATAAAAACGGGCGGAACAATTTCAAATGGAATCTACTGAAATTTGCATAGGTCTTAGACAAGCTATAAATTGATTGCCAGAGAGCAGCGGAAGAATGAAACTAGCAACATGGGAAACCAAAGTTCACGTAATCTCGGATCTGAATCAAGCCCAGGACTTCTGCCTGTAACATCCCTCAAGAAACAGCAGTACCCATTTGAAAATCTAATCTTTGAAGGATGTGGTGCCAAAGCATTTGCTTATGCTGGAGCAATAAAAGTAAGTTTTTTTTCCTCCGCTTTTTTCTTCAATAGTTCTCATtctgaaatacgtaaacaatgttttcttttaaattactcTGATAAATATATAGCTACTTAAATATACAGTTGAAAACTATCGTATCTTATTTTTCAAAGATTGACTGtagttttattgcttttttttttttttttttaaacttgaaagTTCTTACATTAATCGCAATCGGAAGCCTTGTTCCCATAAACTCTTCTCTTTTAAACTTCTGAAAATCTTGCAGGTCCTCGAGAAAACTGGCATTCTTTCTAATATCAAACGATTCAGTGGTGCTGGAACTGGTGCTATTGTAGCCTGTCTTTTGGCCGCTGGTTTCAGTTGCAATTCTCTGCAACAGACCGTCAGTGAACACCTGGAAAAGTTCTTGTCTGGTAAGAATACAATTTTTGATATTCCTTAATACTGCCACTCTCCCTCGATAATtttgcagagaacaacttctggcTTACCTGTTCGAATCGGAGTCTCCACTGCAATTGATAAATAGTATTGTTGCACGTAATTAGTGTTTATAACTGATTCTAGCATTGTTAAAATTCGAATTTTAGGATTCGATATTCTATAGCTTTCGTATAACTCTTGGTACTTGTTGTTGGATCTCCTACATTTATTTGCA from the Octopus bimaculoides isolate UCB-OBI-ISO-001 chromosome 11, ASM119413v2, whole genome shotgun sequence genome contains:
- the LOC106880002 gene encoding uncharacterized protein LOC106880002 — translated: MGSGLSTDSRSTGNSGSQSNPGLLLLSDLVNKQYPFENLVFEGCGTKAFAYVGAIKVLEKIDALSKIKRFAGVGTGAVVACLLAAGFDCCALRDSLKQHLENVLTANQCSNKGQVNELLHKFGWNSGNKFLDWLGTLLKEKYENADITFQELYEKTGKELCIVVLNLNRMREEYFHCKTTPTTAIRWAVQMSISVPGLFQPLTFNAGKSRRNYYLDGGILCNYPIHCFDGWWLSMEPGEKVPHKYRPTSDLKTLIRERFSRYNSKTIGFALFDDYHYHDEVDIEMKRRLDQTKAVVPIPATKLGRKYKVDIENENKLKELFKTFPEATKKLETVLETIKKGDDNLVSVVRLVKEFTGKKSNFTQSDIEALFGIEKNKDQCSKLLKNASTKEMISTIDMLHLLDKTSRFLYNPNKRTSRTEVKSIFSFWGAINGVAHANSKLLKENLMRTIGIYTGHVTSDDVQLEEDDETYLFQQGWNSTVTFLRQLQKQ